Proteins encoded in a region of the Mercenaria mercenaria strain notata chromosome 1, MADL_Memer_1, whole genome shotgun sequence genome:
- the LOC123525114 gene encoding uncharacterized protein LOC123525114 encodes MDITSVEKKRPVEDDVSVHCDKRLKQAEDFTEKTWKEDFVLIVENKRLHVTKAVLAHASPVFDRMFQAEFKEKNLAEQELPEKKVEDVIQFLHCIYPNPIDVSTENVYGILPLAEEYQVSYLKSKCEACMLGIITKNISSDELYNMLELASMYNMTGLLEMCIEVASEKTHKALESAEKKKAISPVVKCAILEKMVLKLQHANFLTVLHNYHKCQLKRSEKLHVDIEDYAQWDGKSLKFTVAVNKKRKCRFRLFDVSLELCLTIGSSYHLPISINKIGLDGSGCTLHVNGIVLIKNVMEQKEDFTLTFDKKIPGYGIGGGQNKDPSHLSNVKQGYIYNGKFDVEVHLLAQRYE; translated from the coding sequence ATGGATATAACTTCAGTTGAGAAAAAGAGACCAGTAGAAGACGATGTCTCTGTCCACTGCGATAAGCGTTTAAAACAAGCCGAAGATTTCACAGAAAAGACATGGAAAGAGGATTTTGTTCTGATCGTTGAAAACAAAAGATTACACGTGACAAAAGCTGTTCTCGCACACGCATCTCCTGTATTTGACAGAATGTTTCAAGCAGAATTTAAGGAGAAAAACTTAGCGGAACAGGAATTACCTGAAAAGAAGGTTGAAGACGTTATTCAATTTCTGCACTGCATATACCCAAACCCTATCGATGTTAGCACAGAAAACGTTTATGGTATCCTGCCCTTGGCTGAAGAATACCAAGTGTCTTACTTGAAATCAAAGTGTGAGGCCTGCATGCTAGGAATAATCACTAAAAACATTTCTAGTGACGAACTTTACAACATGTTGGAACTAGCGAGCATGTACAACATGACTGGCCTGTTGGAAATGTGTATAGAAGTTGCTTCTGAAAAGACACACAAAGCTCTCGAAAGTGCGgaaaaaaagaaagcaatttcGCCTGTAGTAAAGTGCGCGATTCTGGAGAAAATGGTTCTGAAGCTTCAACATGCAAATTTCCTAACTGTTTTACATAATTACCATAAGTGTCAACTTAAAAGAAGCGAGAAATTGCATGTAGATATTGAAGATTATGCGCAATGGGACGGAAAGTCACTGAAGTTTACTGTTGctgtaaataaaaaaaggaaatgcAGATTCCGGCTCTTTGATGTTTCATTAGAACTTTGTTTAACTATAGGCAGTTCATATCATCTGCCAATATCGATAAATAAGATTGGATTAGATGGATCGGGATGCACACTCCATGTTAACGGAATAGTTCTCATAAAAAATGTGATGGAACAAAAGGAAGATTTTACcttaacatttgataaaaaaattccTGGTTATGGAATCGGAGGGGGTCAGAATAAAGATCCTTCACATTTATCAAATGTTAAACAAGGGTACATCTACAATGGTAAATTTGACGTGGAAGTACATTTACTGGCTCAAAGATACGAATGA